One Actinomycetota bacterium genomic window carries:
- a CDS encoding cation-transporting P-type ATPase, which translates to MEIQRLSSTEVYTQLASEPRGLSDREARLRLERYGPNEIREIKGPPLINKFLANFYHLFAILLWVGAGLSFAAGLPELGWAIIAVIIINALFSFWQEYKAEKATEALKRLLPSYSKVMREGEVKELPATDLVPGDVLVLEEGDNVSADARLVQAFEMRTINATLTGESAPVRRTSAPIPRPDIALVQSSNIVFAGTNVATGSGRAVVYATGDATEFGKIAGLTQRIAEELSPLQKEMVFVTRVVAVLAVGLGTLFFVLGSEFAGLSMPVALLFAIGIIVANVPEGLLPTVTLSLAFGVERMAKKNALIKKLSSVETLGSTTVICTDKTGTLTQNEMTVREFWVDGQVITVGGAGYEPVGEFSADGRVLTGVQLDSWAEFFRSALLCTTSRLVAPTPDERAWRAIGDPTEAALLVVAEKAGLDIDVEFSASPRIYLLPFESARKRMSSIHGYDSRRIAHVKGSPKEILQLSAKVMLSGEAVNITSELREQLEERIDDFARRGLRVLAIARRDLAPDISSYSADAVEHDLVFLGLMAMLDPPRPEVENAVKLAHRAGIKIIMITGDYGLTAESIARKIGIIEGPATVVSGPDLDGMPDDRLQDVVALENVIFARVASEHKMRIVEALRSRGEIVAVTGDGVNDAPALKRADIGIAMGVSGTDVAREAADMVLTDDNFASIVSAIEEGRVVYDNIRRFITYIFASNIPEIVPFILFVMLGIPLPLTILQILAIDLGTDIAPALALGSEPPEPDVMDRPPRPRNKRLLDIPLITRAYLFLGPIEAAAGMAGYYFIYYQNGWRPGETLAASGEVYILATTMVLASIVTMQIGNGFAVRSERASIIKKGFLTNKFYLWGIVSELVFISLIVYVPFLQRIFHTAALRSTDWLFLFLLTPTILLADEIRKWIVRRRRVFGRGGGHGTTGPAMRARGGPKRRAA; encoded by the coding sequence ATGGAAATCCAGCGACTGAGCAGCACCGAAGTCTATACGCAGCTCGCTTCCGAGCCGCGCGGTCTCAGTGACCGTGAGGCACGCTTGCGCCTGGAACGTTATGGCCCAAACGAGATCCGAGAAATAAAAGGCCCACCGCTAATCAATAAGTTTTTGGCAAATTTCTATCATCTTTTTGCTATTTTACTTTGGGTCGGCGCCGGTCTCTCGTTTGCCGCCGGTCTACCGGAGCTTGGCTGGGCCATCATCGCTGTCATCATCATCAACGCGCTCTTTAGTTTTTGGCAGGAATACAAGGCTGAGAAGGCGACCGAAGCACTTAAGAGACTGCTGCCCAGCTATTCCAAGGTGATGAGGGAGGGTGAGGTCAAGGAGCTTCCGGCGACGGACTTGGTCCCGGGCGACGTTTTGGTGCTTGAGGAGGGAGACAACGTATCCGCTGACGCGCGGCTGGTTCAGGCCTTTGAGATGCGCACGATAAACGCGACGCTGACCGGGGAATCGGCCCCGGTCAGGAGGACGAGCGCACCAATCCCCAGGCCGGATATCGCACTTGTCCAATCGTCGAATATCGTCTTCGCAGGGACTAACGTCGCGACCGGCTCCGGACGAGCAGTAGTATATGCGACCGGCGACGCTACCGAATTCGGCAAAATCGCGGGCTTGACCCAGCGGATAGCGGAGGAACTCAGCCCGCTCCAAAAGGAGATGGTCTTCGTCACCAGGGTCGTAGCCGTACTCGCCGTAGGGCTCGGCACCCTCTTTTTCGTGCTCGGCAGCGAGTTTGCCGGGCTTTCGATGCCTGTGGCATTGTTGTTCGCAATCGGCATCATCGTTGCCAACGTCCCGGAGGGGTTGCTGCCGACGGTGACGTTATCGCTCGCGTTCGGGGTGGAACGGATGGCAAAGAAGAACGCTCTCATCAAGAAACTCTCTTCCGTCGAGACGCTCGGCTCCACGACGGTCATCTGCACCGACAAAACGGGCACCCTGACCCAGAACGAGATGACGGTTCGGGAGTTCTGGGTCGATGGCCAGGTGATAACGGTCGGGGGTGCGGGATATGAGCCGGTCGGTGAGTTCAGCGCCGATGGCAGGGTCTTAACGGGGGTCCAGTTGGACAGTTGGGCCGAGTTCTTCCGTTCGGCGCTCCTTTGCACGACGTCCCGGCTCGTCGCACCCACGCCCGATGAGCGCGCTTGGAGGGCGATAGGCGACCCGACCGAGGCCGCGCTCCTGGTCGTCGCGGAGAAAGCCGGCCTTGATATCGATGTGGAGTTCAGCGCGTCCCCGCGCATCTACCTACTGCCCTTCGAGTCGGCGCGCAAGCGGATGTCGAGTATCCACGGATATGATTCCAGACGCATCGCCCACGTCAAAGGCTCACCCAAAGAGATACTTCAGCTTTCGGCCAAAGTCATGCTAAGCGGAGAGGCCGTTAATATTACTAGCGAGCTTAGAGAGCAGTTGGAAGAGCGTATCGACGACTTCGCCCGCCGGGGATTGCGTGTGCTCGCTATCGCCCGGCGCGATTTAGCACCCGACATAAGCTCGTATAGCGCCGACGCCGTCGAACACGACCTCGTCTTTCTCGGGCTGATGGCGATGCTCGACCCGCCGCGACCCGAAGTCGAAAACGCGGTCAAGCTGGCTCACCGGGCCGGGATAAAGATCATCATGATAACAGGCGATTATGGACTGACCGCGGAATCGATAGCGCGCAAAATCGGAATCATCGAAGGGCCGGCGACGGTTGTCAGTGGTCCCGATTTAGATGGGATGCCGGACGACCGGCTTCAGGATGTCGTCGCGCTGGAGAACGTGATATTCGCGCGCGTTGCTTCGGAGCACAAAATGCGCATTGTCGAAGCCCTCCGGTCGCGCGGCGAAATCGTCGCCGTGACCGGGGACGGCGTCAACGACGCCCCGGCTTTAAAGAGGGCGGATATCGGAATCGCCATGGGTGTCAGCGGCACGGATGTAGCGCGAGAGGCGGCGGATATGGTGCTCACCGATGACAATTTCGCAAGTATCGTCAGCGCGATAGAAGAAGGCAGGGTGGTGTATGATAATATTCGACGCTTCATTACTTATATCTTCGCCAGTAACATACCCGAGATCGTCCCTTTTATCCTTTTTGTGATGCTCGGTATTCCTTTGCCCCTGACCATCCTGCAAATACTCGCAATCGATCTGGGAACCGACATCGCCCCGGCGCTGGCGCTCGGCTCGGAGCCGCCCGAACCGGACGTGATGGACCGCCCGCCCCGCCCGAGAAACAAACGGCTTTTGGATATACCGCTTATAACCAGGGCATACTTATTTCTCGGCCCGATCGAGGCGGCCGCCGGCATGGCTGGATATTACTTCATCTATTACCAGAATGGCTGGCGTCCGGGCGAGACTCTCGCCGCCTCGGGCGAGGTCTATATCCTCGCGACGACGATGGTCCTGGCGTCCATAGTCACCATGCAAATCGGTAACGGGTTTGCGGTCAGAAGCGAACGGGCCTCTATTATAAAAAAAGGATTTCTCACAAACAAGTTCTATTTGTGGGGTATCGTAAGCGAGCTGGTTTTCATATCACTCATCGTTTACGTGCCCTTTCTTCAACGAATTTTCCACACGGCTGCGCTCCGTTCTACCGACTGGCTCTTTCTGTTCTTGCTTACTCCGACCATATTGCTCGCGGATGAGATAAGGAAATGGATTGTGCGGCGCAGGCGCGTGTTCGGTCGGGGAGGCGGGCATGGAACGACTGGACCAGCGATGCGGGCGCGCGGCGGCCCTAAGCGACGCGCGGCTTAA
- the cbiQ gene encoding cobalt ECF transporter T component CbiQ, whose translation MRRHNVEIFSDYFAQRSNVLTAIDARVKLLFVLAVLALVLVSKDLPIFMAVIFASWGALVMIGIPPKMVLARLAAPFFMAGVILLLQGLFFGETPLYTLEAVGFSVPFYREGIEKGTLIAGRVLAGTSSIIFISMTTPLHKILAALKFLRVSEEWLAVLAFAYRYIFVFIEEAQSIMDSQRLRLGYRGLSTGLRSWGTLVGSLFARVFDQAQATHDAMVLRGYNGAIYIERPQRLRRSDLSAGALFLSFFLLLSALDFYWG comes from the coding sequence ATGCGAAGGCACAATGTCGAGATTTTCTCGGATTATTTTGCGCAAAGAAGCAATGTTTTGACGGCGATAGACGCGAGGGTGAAGTTGCTTTTCGTCCTTGCCGTTCTCGCGCTTGTCCTGGTCAGCAAGGACTTGCCGATATTTATGGCCGTTATCTTCGCGTCTTGGGGCGCCCTCGTTATGATAGGGATTCCGCCCAAGATGGTGTTGGCGCGCCTTGCCGCTCCGTTTTTTATGGCCGGCGTGATACTTCTCCTGCAGGGGTTGTTCTTTGGTGAGACGCCGCTCTACACTTTGGAGGCCGTGGGTTTTTCGGTTCCCTTCTACCGGGAGGGTATCGAAAAAGGGACATTGATCGCGGGCCGGGTGCTCGCCGGGACATCGTCGATTATTTTTATAAGTATGACCACACCGCTCCACAAAATATTGGCCGCGCTCAAGTTTTTAAGGGTTTCCGAGGAATGGCTGGCCGTTCTCGCGTTCGCTTACCGTTATATTTTCGTCTTTATCGAGGAAGCGCAGAGCATTATGGACTCGCAGCGCCTTCGCCTCGGCTACCGGGGTCTCTCGACCGGATTGAGGTCTTGGGGCACGCTGGTAGGGTCGCTCTTTGCCCGCGTCTTCGACCAAGCCCAAGCGACGCACGACGCAATGGTTCTTCGGGGCTACAACGGGGCTATTTACATCGAAAGGCCGCAAAGACTACGAAGAAGCGATTTGAGTGCGGGCGCTTTGTTCTTATCGTTCTTTCTTTTATTGTCGGCGCTCGATTTTTACTGGGGGTAA
- a CDS encoding cobalt ABC transporter permease, with the protein MSGQFSRFTGWVWRALCFAAFALAAGPFTGQAFAGEWSGVDETVVEHYAEQAGRSARTPFINTDQGDLLLFVFLLAGTIGGFIMGYYWRVVFKGAAKDPEADGNKSD; encoded by the coding sequence ATGAGCGGGCAGTTTAGTCGTTTTACGGGTTGGGTTTGGCGCGCGCTCTGCTTCGCGGCGTTTGCGCTTGCCGCAGGCCCGTTCACCGGGCAGGCGTTCGCCGGCGAATGGTCGGGTGTAGATGAGACCGTCGTCGAGCACTACGCGGAACAGGCCGGACGGTCCGCGCGGACGCCTTTTATCAACACCGACCAGGGAGACCTGCTACTATTTGTGTTTTTGCTCGCAGGCACCATAGGGGGGTTTATCATGGGCTACTATTGGCGGGTTGTCTTTAAGGGTGCCGCTAAAGACCCGGAGGCGGATGGGAACAAGTCTGATTAG
- a CDS encoding metal-sensitive transcriptional regulator, which produces MYDREEEAKRIVTRLKRLEGQLRGLQRLVEMGEDCESVLTQFAAAKGAFQRVGEIILASVIRDCIAKESSADKGPEESVESALALFEQYVRHLQ; this is translated from the coding sequence ATGTACGATCGCGAGGAAGAGGCCAAACGGATAGTCACGAGGCTCAAGAGGCTTGAGGGTCAACTAAGAGGCCTCCAGCGGTTGGTTGAGATGGGCGAGGACTGCGAGAGCGTCCTGACCCAGTTCGCTGCCGCAAAAGGCGCTTTCCAGCGCGTAGGCGAGATTATTTTGGCGAGCGTCATTCGTGATTGTATCGCAAAAGAAAGCTCCGCTGATAAAGGACCCGAGGAGAGTGTCGAATCGGCGCTCGCTTTGTTTGAGCAGTACGTAAGACATCTTCAGTAA
- a CDS encoding NAD-binding protein, which produces MYILIAGAGQVGRFLALNLKDTYRIGLIDLDEANFETVKNMPNIAIYAGDATSPADLETAGILRADIVVAVTGDDEDNLVISQLAKEVYKIPRVIGRINDPRNQWLFTRRWGVDVAVSSPQIILQLISEELSLSDVLTLLKLKVGELSLVEVTVGPDSPAHDKKIKSIGFPRNAVAVAILRDTTVIVPHGETTIRAGDSVLLVTRPELEQDIRRIFVG; this is translated from the coding sequence ATGTATATCCTGATTGCGGGAGCCGGACAAGTCGGGCGATTTCTCGCGCTTAACCTCAAAGATACTTATAGAATCGGCCTCATCGACCTGGACGAGGCTAATTTCGAAACTGTTAAGAACATGCCAAATATCGCAATCTACGCGGGAGACGCGACGTCGCCCGCGGACCTCGAAACCGCGGGCATACTCAGGGCCGACATAGTCGTCGCCGTCACCGGAGACGACGAGGACAACCTGGTCATATCACAACTTGCCAAAGAGGTCTATAAAATCCCGCGCGTAATCGGCAGGATAAACGACCCCCGAAACCAGTGGCTTTTTACGAGAAGATGGGGAGTTGACGTAGCGGTAAGCAGCCCCCAAATAATCCTCCAATTGATATCGGAAGAGCTATCCCTAAGCGATGTGCTTACGCTGTTAAAATTGAAGGTCGGCGAACTATCGCTCGTAGAAGTGACGGTCGGTCCGGACTCACCGGCACACGATAAAAAGATCAAGAGCATAGGCTTTCCGAGAAACGCGGTCGCGGTCGCTATCTTGCGCGACACAACCGTGATAGTGCCGCATGGAGAGACGACCATAAGGGCTGGAGACAGCGTTTTGCTCGTTACCCGCCCCGAACTAGAGCAAGATATTCGAAGAATCTTCGTCGGCTAA
- a CDS encoding helix-turn-helix domain-containing protein encodes MSRKDIEISTKGEFKESILAMYENGRRRIPMPRLKQLADFYGISVAWLMGEATAQSNDEKVNIEALLMADPSFSADERRLMLDVLEIIKAKRRAEGKE; translated from the coding sequence TTGAGCCGCAAAGATATCGAGATCTCAACGAAGGGTGAGTTCAAGGAATCGATACTCGCCATGTATGAGAACGGGAGGCGTAGAATTCCCATGCCGCGCCTGAAGCAGCTTGCCGATTTTTATGGCATCTCTGTCGCTTGGCTTATGGGCGAGGCAACCGCACAGAGCAACGATGAGAAGGTCAACATCGAAGCGTTGCTCATGGCGGACCCGAGTTTCTCCGCCGACGAGCGGCGGCTCATGCTCGACGTGCTCGAGATTATAAAAGCGAAACGTAGGGCCGAAGGTAAAGAGTAA
- a CDS encoding ribbon-helix-helix protein, CopG family: MDNDLSYRGGIIMGRISKTLTFSVPPETYEEYEDLARDRRKTKSELFREMVKVYEDYLNEVRWQTIQRLGERTAKNFNIISEDDIDRIIHE, translated from the coding sequence ATGGATAATGATCTGTCTTACAGAGGAGGCATTATTATGGGCCGTATAAGTAAAACACTTACATTTTCTGTACCACCTGAAACCTATGAGGAATATGAAGACCTTGCCCGCGATCGACGGAAGACTAAGAGTGAGCTGTTTCGAGAGATGGTTAAAGTGTATGAGGATTATTTGAACGAGGTGAGATGGCAAACAATCCAGCGACTGGGCGAAAGAACAGCTAAAAACTTTAATATTATTAGCGAGGATGACATCGACAGGATAATACATGAATAG
- a CDS encoding cytochrome c yields MRLDKVKFQKSTGTLVFLLLIALAAFMLAGCSDGGGAEKKEGAVTESEGEAQTEGEAVELEPEEVKDPELLYVNNCGACHGHDGNGVVGPAIRGTSKSGEEVEKIINDGKGSMPKFKDGELTEEQIKIIANHVKTEFK; encoded by the coding sequence TTGAGGCTAGACAAGGTGAAGTTTCAAAAATCGACAGGTACTTTAGTTTTCCTACTATTGATTGCACTGGCCGCTTTTATGCTCGCGGGATGTTCGGACGGGGGCGGCGCCGAGAAAAAAGAGGGCGCGGTTACGGAAAGCGAGGGGGAAGCACAGACTGAAGGCGAAGCGGTGGAGTTGGAGCCCGAAGAGGTCAAGGACCCGGAACTGTTGTATGTAAACAACTGCGGCGCTTGCCATGGGCATGATGGAAACGGTGTGGTCGGGCCGGCTATTCGTGGAACGTCAAAATCCGGCGAAGAAGTAGAGAAAATCATCAACGACGGTAAAGGCTCGATGCCTAAGTTTAAGGACGGCGAGTTGACCGAAGAGCAAATCAAGATAATCGCGAACCATGTCAAAACCGAATTCAAATAG
- a CDS encoding ATP-binding cassette domain-containing protein: MEIRDLVYIYDDGTRALNGINLSIDEREFIGLLASNGGGKTTLLKAVVGLFAARPGSILIDNKPLSKLKRIDLARAIGLVFQNPNDQLFATTVEEDVSFGPRNLGLTDAEVEKRVETALEMVDMLAHRRKPIHHLSFGQQKRVCIAGVLAMRPRILLLDEPTAGLDPKSEANLLHILGRLNKEAGVTIVMATHMVDLIPLFVDRIFVLKEGRITIEGTPETVFSSTQVMEEVDLRLPYITHLIEELKHKDQLPFDKLPLTLKDARSKLVSLMPDNLLSGGE, from the coding sequence CTGGAAATCAGGGACCTGGTATATATATACGATGATGGGACTCGCGCGCTTAACGGCATAAATCTCTCCATAGACGAGCGGGAGTTCATCGGCCTGCTGGCGTCTAACGGCGGCGGCAAGACGACGCTGCTCAAAGCGGTCGTCGGCCTGTTTGCGGCGCGCCCGGGGTCGATTCTCATCGACAACAAGCCGCTCTCGAAGCTCAAACGCATAGACCTGGCGCGCGCGATAGGGTTGGTCTTTCAGAACCCGAACGACCAGCTCTTTGCTACGACCGTCGAAGAGGATGTCTCCTTCGGCCCCCGAAACCTAGGGCTGACCGATGCCGAAGTCGAGAAAAGGGTCGAGACCGCCCTTGAGATGGTCGACATGCTCGCCCACCGGCGAAAACCAATCCACCATTTAAGCTTCGGCCAGCAGAAACGAGTCTGTATCGCCGGGGTGCTGGCGATGCGGCCTAGAATCTTGTTGCTGGATGAGCCCACCGCCGGCCTCGACCCCAAGAGCGAGGCGAATCTCCTTCATATACTGGGGCGACTCAACAAAGAAGCCGGTGTGACTATCGTGATGGCCACCCACATGGTCGACCTTATCCCGCTCTTTGTCGACCGCATCTTTGTCTTGAAGGAAGGCCGGATTACCATCGAAGGCACGCCGGAGACCGTTTTTTCGAGCACGCAGGTGATGGAAGAGGTCGACCTGCGCCTCCCCTACATCACCCATCTTATAGAAGAACTCAAACACAAAGACCAACTGCCGTTCGATAAGTTGCCCCTGACGTTGAAGGACGCGCGAAGCAAGCTGGTCTCGCTGATGCCGGATAATCTCTTAAGCGGCGGCGAATGA
- a CDS encoding zinc ribbon domain-containing protein, with the protein MPTYQFVCNDCAGDYEIFLMRMLRDADRVCPSCGSTNVRQAYRDFFGYTASRSSGGGAAGHSGGGCGTGGFR; encoded by the coding sequence ATGCCAACTTATCAATTTGTCTGCAACGATTGCGCCGGCGACTATGAGATATTCTTAATGAGAATGCTGCGTGACGCGGATAGAGTCTGTCCGAGCTGCGGCAGCACAAACGTACGCCAAGCGTACCGGGATTTTTTCGGCTATACCGCGTCGAGAAGTAGCGGCGGCGGCGCGGCGGGACACTCCGGCGGCGGTTGCGGAACCGGCGGTTTTCGCTGA
- a CDS encoding putative toxin-antitoxin system toxin component, PIN family has product MNRLRVVFDANVFIAAFLGRKKKGLGAARSCFELARLRKIHLICSPEIINEVARIMRDKFDWSEENVNDAVKIMRAAIREYVKGTTRITAISHESDNRILECALVANADLIISGDRHLLELKEYQRISIMRTADLLHIIGEKPAEDMP; this is encoded by the coding sequence ATGAATAGGCTGCGAGTTGTCTTTGATGCCAACGTTTTTATCGCCGCTTTCCTTGGACGCAAGAAAAAGGGGCTTGGTGCAGCAAGAAGCTGTTTTGAGTTGGCAAGGCTTCGTAAAATCCACCTTATTTGCTCTCCCGAAATAATTAATGAAGTCGCAAGAATTATGCGCGACAAGTTTGATTGGTCAGAAGAAAACGTAAACGATGCTGTGAAGATAATGCGAGCGGCTATCAGGGAATATGTGAAGGGGACGACCAGAATAACAGCAATCTCCCACGAATCTGATAACAGAATTTTGGAATGCGCTCTTGTAGCGAATGCGGACCTTATAATCTCCGGCGACCGGCACCTACTTGAATTAAAGGAATACCAGAGAATAAGCATAATGCGAACGGCTGATCTGCTACACATAATCGGCGAAAAACCTGCCGAAGACATGCCATAA
- a CDS encoding ImmA/IrrE family metallo-endopeptidase translates to MPIYTHNHIKEQANNLIKECNITQLPVDVRGIAQRLGIEVVEMSNDSWFYGMLTRYHDDFYIIINKMMPESRKRFTIAHELGHYRLHIDDLAYQRSADKDHYHREADVFALELCIPTSLLKQEARSWFNDHKFLADLFNVSEVLMVKKMEDLELIPKGKYNWDYVQWKAV, encoded by the coding sequence ATGCCCATCTACACACACAACCACATCAAAGAACAGGCCAACAACCTGATAAAAGAGTGCAACATCACACAACTCCCGGTCGACGTGCGCGGGATAGCGCAACGGCTGGGCATCGAGGTTGTCGAGATGTCGAACGATAGCTGGTTTTACGGTATGCTTACGCGATACCACGACGATTTCTATATTATAATAAACAAGATGATGCCCGAGAGCCGCAAGCGATTTACTATCGCCCATGAGCTTGGGCACTACAGACTCCACATCGATGATCTTGCCTACCAGAGAAGTGCGGACAAAGACCACTATCACAGGGAGGCCGATGTCTTCGCGCTGGAGCTTTGTATCCCCACATCGTTATTGAAACAAGAAGCCCGCAGTTGGTTTAACGACCACAAGTTCTTGGCCGACCTCTTTAATGTCAGCGAAGTCTTGATGGTCAAGAAGATGGAAGACCTCGAACTTATACCGAAAGGCAAGTACAACTGGGATTACGTCCAGTGGAAGGCCGTCTAA
- a CDS encoding TrkA family potassium uptake protein — MHIIITGCGRLGSESANSLAMNGHEIVVIDRDAKAFERLAKSFSGERILGHAIDQRTLEKAAIDTADAFIAVTGDDNLNIVSARIARETYSVPRVVSRILDPVRANIFAHLGVSTISTTAWAANRIKELITHRALDVQLSFGSGEVELVRVAVPVGLFGKTIESITIPGELSVAVITRHGRSFIPAPGASFEQGDIAEVLVSAFAIGKLEEFISAVV; from the coding sequence ATGCACATCATCATTACAGGTTGCGGGCGTCTCGGGTCCGAGTCGGCAAATTCGCTCGCTATGAATGGCCATGAAATAGTTGTTATAGACCGGGATGCCAAAGCTTTCGAGCGCCTGGCGAAATCGTTTTCAGGTGAGCGAATACTTGGCCATGCCATCGACCAGCGCACACTAGAAAAAGCGGCCATCGATACGGCGGACGCATTCATAGCCGTGACGGGCGACGATAATCTCAACATCGTCTCCGCCCGGATTGCGCGGGAGACATACTCTGTGCCTCGCGTTGTCTCGCGGATTCTCGATCCCGTGCGCGCTAACATATTCGCGCACCTTGGCGTTTCGACCATCTCAACAACGGCATGGGCGGCGAACAGGATCAAAGAGCTGATAACGCATCGTGCCCTCGACGTGCAGTTGTCTTTCGGAAGCGGGGAGGTCGAGCTGGTTAGGGTAGCGGTTCCGGTCGGCCTCTTCGGCAAGACGATAGAGAGCATCACCATACCCGGTGAGCTAAGCGTCGCGGTTATCACCCGCCATGGCCGCTCGTTTATTCCGGCACCGGGTGCGAGCTTTGAGCAAGGAGATATAGCCGAGGTGCTTGTCAGCGCGTTTGCGATTGGCAAGCTTGAGGAATTTATTAGCGCCGTAGTGTAG
- a CDS encoding energy-coupling factor ABC transporter permease — MLGMGAAPAYAMHIAEGILPLSWAGVWYLVALPFVVYGVREMRRKSRSMPAYLPLMGMMSAAVFIISAMPIPVPSAGTCSHPAGTGLAAIIIGPFATVIATSVALLIQALFLAHGGITTWGADILSMGVAGSFSGFLVFKLLVRLKAPLTVAAFSAGVIADWATYTTTALELALGLGSLQGFAGMFKAILIAFIPTQLPIGILEGFAAAGFFAFMLSRRPDILVKLGIIDQAPQTGRGIPHERAV; from the coding sequence ATGCTCGGCATGGGCGCCGCTCCCGCGTACGCCATGCATATCGCGGAAGGCATACTCCCGCTTTCGTGGGCCGGAGTATGGTATTTGGTCGCTCTCCCGTTCGTCGTCTACGGGGTTCGGGAGATGCGTCGAAAGAGCCGGAGCATGCCGGCGTACCTGCCTCTTATGGGGATGATGTCGGCGGCGGTCTTTATCATATCGGCGATGCCGATACCGGTGCCCTCGGCCGGCACTTGCTCACACCCCGCCGGCACGGGTTTGGCCGCCATCATCATCGGGCCTTTTGCTACCGTTATCGCGACCTCGGTCGCGCTCCTGATACAGGCTCTGTTTCTCGCGCACGGCGGCATCACCACCTGGGGAGCGGATATTCTGTCGATGGGCGTCGCCGGGTCGTTCTCGGGGTTTCTTGTCTTTAAGTTATTGGTGCGTCTTAAGGCGCCGCTGACCGTCGCCGCTTTTTCCGCGGGGGTCATCGCTGATTGGGCGACGTATACGACGACCGCGCTCGAGTTGGCGCTGGGCTTGGGCAGCTTACAGGGTTTTGCCGGCATGTTCAAGGCCATTCTTATCGCCTTTATTCCAACGCAACTGCCCATAGGAATCTTGGAAGGCTTCGCGGCGGCCGGTTTCTTCGCCTTCATGTTGAGCAGGAGACCGGATATTTTGGTCAAGCTCGGCATTATCGACCAAGCGCCGCAAACGGGAAGGGGGATTCCTCATGAGCGGGCAGTTTAG
- the trxA gene encoding thioredoxin, which produces MPSNITDAQFDAEVLKSDVPVIVDFWAPWCGPCKIIAPRLEELAKEYDGKVKVLKLNVDEEREWAGKFGVMSIPTLMLFKEGQAAGQIVGAVSKEEIVRRFGL; this is translated from the coding sequence ATGCCTAGCAATATAACCGATGCGCAGTTTGACGCGGAAGTGTTGAAATCAGATGTTCCTGTGATAGTCGATTTTTGGGCTCCTTGGTGCGGTCCGTGCAAGATTATCGCTCCGAGGTTGGAAGAGCTTGCGAAAGAGTACGACGGCAAGGTTAAGGTTCTTAAGCTTAACGTCGATGAAGAGCGTGAATGGGCCGGCAAGTTCGGCGTTATGAGCATCCCGACGCTGATGCTCTTTAAAGAGGGTCAGGCCGCCGGTCAAATCGTCGGGGCTGTGTCGAAGGAAGAAATCGTGCGCCGGTTTGGGCTATAG